Proteins encoded within one genomic window of Synechococcus sp. PCC 7335:
- the aroH gene encoding chorismate mutase, with the protein MDWQIHAIRGATTVSENSTEAMAIAVNELLDALESNNPLDTSKIVSVTFSVTRDLDAVFPAAIARKRPAWDSVPLLDVQQMHVEGSLPKCIRFLLHIYLPIHHTDVNHIYLRGAQKLRPDLCLAAD; encoded by the coding sequence GTGGACTGGCAGATACACGCCATTCGGGGGGCAACCACCGTTTCAGAGAATTCGACAGAGGCGATGGCTATAGCGGTCAATGAACTACTTGACGCGCTAGAGTCAAATAACCCACTCGATACCAGCAAGATCGTGAGTGTGACGTTCTCGGTGACCAGGGACTTAGATGCTGTGTTCCCAGCCGCGATCGCCCGCAAACGTCCTGCATGGGACAGCGTTCCCCTCTTAGACGTTCAGCAAATGCACGTTGAAGGCAGCTTACCAAAATGTATCCGGTTCCTGTTGCACATTTATCTACCAATCCACCATACTGATGTTAACCATATCTACTTGCGTGGAGCACAGAAGCTAAGGCCTGACCTGTGCTTGGCAGCTGATTAG
- the sppA gene encoding signal peptide peptidase SppA — translation MIWPFKRRYRKQIARIEISGAIAGSTRKRVLEALKEVEEKKFPALLLRIDSPGGTVGDSQEIYSALRKLQEKVKIVASYGNISASGGVYIGVGAHHIVANAGCITGSIGVILRGNNIEKLLDKVGVSFKVVKSGPYKDILAFDRPLTSEEETILQELIDVSYGQFVRTVAEGRNLPEAKVREFADGRVFTGEQALALGMVDRLGSEEDARRWAAELSGLDPEKAECFTFEEKKPLLSRVLPGNDALLGFLPAAMPATMARIEFEIETSGVPLWMYQPATIRGPLSR, via the coding sequence ATGATTTGGCCTTTTAAGCGTCGATACCGTAAACAGATCGCTCGGATTGAGATTTCTGGTGCGATCGCTGGCTCTACTCGTAAGCGAGTCCTTGAAGCACTTAAAGAGGTTGAAGAGAAGAAATTTCCAGCTTTGCTTCTCCGCATCGACAGTCCAGGCGGGACCGTTGGTGACTCGCAGGAAATTTATAGCGCCCTTAGAAAGCTGCAGGAGAAAGTCAAAATTGTTGCTAGCTATGGAAATATCTCTGCCTCAGGAGGCGTTTATATCGGTGTGGGTGCTCACCATATCGTCGCGAATGCGGGCTGTATCACAGGTTCTATTGGTGTGATTTTGCGCGGCAACAATATAGAGAAGCTGCTAGATAAGGTAGGCGTCTCTTTTAAAGTCGTTAAATCAGGGCCCTACAAAGATATTTTGGCTTTTGACAGACCGCTCACATCCGAAGAAGAAACGATTCTACAAGAGCTAATCGATGTTAGCTACGGACAATTTGTTCGGACGGTCGCAGAAGGGCGCAACTTACCTGAAGCCAAAGTACGCGAGTTTGCAGACGGGCGCGTATTTACTGGTGAGCAGGCGCTAGCACTTGGCATGGTAGATCGCTTGGGCTCAGAAGAAGACGCGCGGCGATGGGCCGCTGAGCTAAGTGGACTCGATCCAGAGAAAGCGGAATGCTTCACCTTTGAAGAGAAAAAGCCGCTTTTGAGCCGAGTACTCCCTGGAAACGATGCGCTTTTAGGGTTCTTACCAGCAGCTATGCCTGCAACTATGGCTCGAATAGAATTTGAGATAGAGACCAGTGGAGTACCGCTATGGATGTATCAACCAGCCACAATTCGAGGACCGCTTTCTAGGTAG
- a CDS encoding orange carotenoid protein N-terminal domain-containing protein has product MVTGSTSSTSQEVPSDISQELAAFKALTTDEKLGLLWVVYENMGGSITPAAPRAAGPQFTANLFNSVKGMEEADQMAFMRDLVENKKTEYTETYSTFEADNKLVFWYQLSEGMAAGDVIPVPDDYEMSGATSQVFNKITALDFNQQITLLRYCVVDMGA; this is encoded by the coding sequence ATGGTTACCGGCTCTACATCTTCTACCAGTCAAGAAGTCCCTAGCGATATCTCTCAAGAACTCGCTGCTTTCAAAGCGCTTACCACAGACGAAAAGCTAGGTCTTCTTTGGGTCGTATATGAAAATATGGGTGGCTCAATTACGCCTGCTGCGCCTAGAGCAGCAGGTCCTCAGTTTACAGCAAATCTCTTTAACTCAGTCAAAGGCATGGAAGAGGCTGACCAAATGGCATTCATGCGAGATCTAGTCGAAAACAAAAAGACTGAATATACAGAGACTTACAGCACCTTTGAGGCAGACAACAAGCTGGTATTTTGGTATCAGCTATCAGAAGGGATGGCCGCCGGAGACGTCATTCCTGTTCCCGATGACTACGAAATGTCTGGCGCTACCTCACAGGTATTCAACAAGATAACTGCTCTTGATTTCAACCAACAAATTACTCTTTTACGCTACTGCGTTGTTGATATGGGTGCGTAA